From Molothrus ater isolate BHLD 08-10-18 breed brown headed cowbird chromosome 8, BPBGC_Mater_1.1, whole genome shotgun sequence, a single genomic window includes:
- the HIF1AN gene encoding hypoxia-inducible factor 1-alpha inhibitor, whose amino-acid sequence MAAASSSSSSSSSSSSSSSSSSSCSSSAAAAGCREGPAVAAGPGWSDSQFRRYSFETRPIPRLSHSDPRAEELIENEEPVVLTDTNLVYPALKWDLDYLQENIGNGDFSVYSASTHKFLYYDEKKMANFKNFKPKSSREEMKFAEFVDRLKEIQQKGSAERLYLQQTLNDTVGRKIVVDFLGFNWNWINKQQGKRGWGQLTSNLLLIGMEGNVTPAHYDEQQNFFAQIKGYKRCILFPPDQFECLYPYPVHHPCDRQSQVDFDNPDYEKFPNFRNVVGYETVVGPGDVLYIPMYWWHHIESLLNGGITITVNFWYKGAPTPKRIEYPLKAHQKVAIMRNIEKMLGEALGNPQEVGPLLNMMIKGRYD is encoded by the exons ATGGCGGCGGCCTcgtcctcttcctcctcctcttcctcttcttcttcctcctcctcctcctcttcctcctgctcctcctcggCGGCCGCCGCGGGTTGCCGGGAGGGCCCGGCGGTGGCGGCAGGGCCCGGCTGGAGCGACTCCCAGTTCCGCCGCTACTCGTTCGAGACGCGGCCCATCCCGCGGCTCAGCCACAGCGACCCCCGCGCCGAGGAGCTCATCGAGAACGAG GAGCCAGTGGTGCTGACAGATACAAATCTGGTTTATCCTGCTCTGAAATGGGACCTGGACTACCTCCAGGAAAACATTGGCAACGGGGACTTCTCAGTGTAtagtgccagcacacacaagTTTTTGTACtatgatgagaaaaaaatggcCAATTTTAAGAACTTCAAACCCAAGTCAAGTAGGGAAGAAATGAAGTTTGCCGAGTTTGTGGACAGACTCAAAGAAATACAACAAAAAGGGAGTGCTGAGAG GCTATATCTACAGCAAACACTGAATGACACAGTTGGAAGGAAGATTGTAGTGGATTTCCTTGGCTTCAACTGGAACTGGATTAACAAGCAGCAAGGGAAACGTGGCTGGGGTCAACTGACTTCTAACTTGCTTCTTATTGGCATGGAAG GGAATGTGACACCAGCTCATTATGACGAGCAACAGAACTTCTTTGCTCAGATTAAGGGTTACAAGAGGTGTATCCTGTTTCCTCCTGATCAGTTTGAATGCCTCTACCCTTATCCTGTGCACCATCCATGTGACAGACAGAGCCAG GTGGACTTTGACAATCCTGACTATGAGAAGTTTCCAAACTTTCGGAATGTGGTTGGCTATGAGACGGTGGTGGGTCCTGGGGATGTGCTGTACATACCTATGTACTG GTGGCACCACATTGAGTCTCTCCTGAATGGGGGGATTACCATCACTGTGAACTTCTGGTACAAG GGTGCCCCAACCCCAAAGAGAATTGAGTATCCCTTAAAGGCTCATCAGAAAGTGGCAATAATGAGGAACATTGAGAAGATGCTGGGAGAAGCCTTAGGAAATCCACAAGAG GTGGGTCCCTTGTTGAATATGATGATTAAGGGCCGGTATGACTAA